A DNA window from Desulfatibacillum aliphaticivorans DSM 15576 contains the following coding sequences:
- the dut gene encoding dUTP diphosphatase produces MLSQEQPEIRIKRLNPGKDGDLPLPRYMTPGSAGMDICAALDEDLAMAPGDIALVPTGLAMAIPQGFEVQVRPRSGLAIKQGVSLVNTPGTIDSDYRGEVKIGLINLSRETRTISRGDRIAQLIVGRVFQARLVETDSLDETERNSGGFGHTGV; encoded by the coding sequence ATGCTATCCCAAGAACAGCCGGAAATCAGGATCAAACGATTAAATCCCGGAAAGGACGGAGACCTGCCCTTGCCCAGGTACATGACCCCCGGATCTGCAGGCATGGATATTTGCGCGGCCCTGGACGAAGATCTCGCCATGGCGCCCGGAGACATCGCCCTGGTTCCCACCGGCCTGGCCATGGCCATTCCCCAAGGCTTCGAAGTGCAGGTGCGCCCCCGTAGCGGCCTGGCCATCAAGCAGGGGGTCAGCCTGGTTAACACGCCCGGCACCATTGACTCGGATTACCGGGGAGAAGTAAAGATCGGACTCATCAATCTTTCCCGCGAAACGCGCACCATCTCACGGGGCGACCGTATCGCTCAGCTTATTGTGGGGCGGGTGTTCCAGGCCAGGCTGGTGGAGACGGATTCCCTGGACGAAACCGAACGCAACAGCGGCGGCTTCGGGCATACCGGCGTATAA
- a CDS encoding M16 family metallopeptidase, with translation MENPVRKTELHNGIRIVTNSMPHVRSVSMGVWVNVGARDEPLENNGMCHFIEHMVFKGTEKRDAFQIAAEMDAIGGNANAFTGMEDTCYHGKVLDTHLPQLTDILSDIFLNSVFQPEEFVRERAVILQEIGMQDDSPDDRVHLMTSEALFGEHPLGRSVLGSPDNLLSFEAHSLLDYLKEWYQPSRIVITAAGHLDHDDFVSLTGPAFEQVSPGPELPQRVPPKNNPELRVEHRDLEQVHLCLAASGLGAVDPRRYAYSLMNIILGGNMSSRLFQEVREKRGLAYSVYSFAPSFSDTGAIGVYAGVDPSNLDLTLDLIYKELSRLKGDKVSEQELRGAKEYVLGSLIMSAESTDNQMLRAAQNEINFGRHKPISESAKNIEAVTREEILELANELLEAPMALAVLGPVQDPDSLRRFV, from the coding sequence ATGGAAAATCCGGTCCGGAAAACGGAGCTCCACAACGGGATAAGAATCGTCACTAATTCCATGCCGCATGTGCGGTCTGTGTCCATGGGCGTCTGGGTTAACGTAGGCGCCCGGGACGAACCTCTTGAAAACAACGGCATGTGCCACTTTATCGAGCACATGGTTTTCAAGGGCACGGAAAAGCGGGACGCTTTTCAGATAGCGGCCGAAATGGACGCCATCGGAGGAAACGCCAACGCGTTCACCGGCATGGAGGATACCTGTTACCATGGCAAGGTTCTGGATACGCACTTGCCGCAGCTGACGGATATTCTATCGGATATTTTTCTTAATTCCGTCTTTCAACCGGAAGAATTTGTTCGGGAACGAGCTGTCATCCTGCAGGAAATCGGCATGCAGGATGACAGCCCTGACGACCGAGTCCATCTTATGACCAGCGAGGCGCTTTTCGGAGAGCATCCCCTGGGGCGTTCCGTCCTGGGTTCTCCGGATAACCTGCTTTCCTTTGAAGCCCACTCTCTGCTGGATTATCTCAAGGAATGGTATCAGCCCAGCCGCATTGTCATCACCGCGGCCGGGCATCTGGACCATGACGATTTTGTATCCCTCACCGGGCCGGCTTTCGAGCAAGTGAGCCCGGGGCCTGAACTGCCTCAACGCGTTCCGCCGAAAAACAATCCCGAACTGCGGGTGGAGCATCGGGACCTGGAGCAGGTGCATTTGTGCCTGGCCGCTTCGGGCCTCGGCGCCGTAGACCCCAGGCGCTACGCTTATTCCCTGATGAACATTATTCTGGGCGGAAACATGAGCTCCCGGCTTTTCCAGGAAGTGCGCGAAAAGCGCGGCCTGGCTTATTCCGTGTATTCCTTCGCCCCGTCTTTTTCCGACACCGGCGCCATCGGCGTCTACGCGGGCGTGGATCCCTCCAACCTGGACCTTACCCTGGACCTCATTTACAAGGAATTGAGCCGCTTGAAAGGGGACAAGGTGAGCGAACAGGAGCTAAGGGGCGCCAAAGAGTATGTGCTTGGCAGCTTGATTATGTCCGCGGAGAGTACGGACAACCAGATGTTGAGGGCGGCGCAGAACGAAATCAATTTTGGGCGCCACAAACCCATTTCCGAGTCCGCAAAAAATATTGAAGCCGTCACCAGGGAAGAAATTCTGGAGCTTGCCAACGAATTGTTGGAAGCGCCCATGGCCCTGGCCGTCCTTGGCCCGGTCCAGGACCCTGACAGCCTTAGAAGATTCGTATAG
- the pnp gene encoding polyribonucleotide nucleotidyltransferase, giving the protein MEVTLERNLGDKPLRIQTGKLAKQASGSVVVSYGETITLVTVVGSQELRPGIDFVPLSVEYQEKVYAAGRIPGNYFRREIGRPSEKETLTARLIDRPIRPLFPKTWRYETQVIATVLSMDQENDPDMLSMVGASAALCISDLPFFTPIACVRVGRIDGELVANPTISQQENCDLNIIVAGSRDGVVMVEGGGQFISEEEMLDAIYFGQESLEPLLEMQEELMEKAGVPKRSADPVEKDEDLAAKVAELADPEIKKALEINDKLERQDAIRDVKKTVMEGLGEEYEDRGKEVSEFIHDRTRVIMRAMVLDEGRRIGGRRFDEVRPITCEVGILPRTHGSALFTRGETQSLGILTLGSSGDEQRVETLYGDETRPFMLHYNFPPYSVREVKRISGPSRRDIGHGGLSTRAIKEVLPSKEDFDYTIRIVSEILESNGSSSMATVCSASLALMDGGVPITNPVSGIAMGLMAEGDKIVVLSDILGDEDHMGDMDFKVAGTKDGITSVQMDIKISSLTREIMEKALAQARVGRLHILEKMLTTISESREEMSPYAPKVFTIQIHPDKIRDIIGPGGKVIRAIQAETGTRVDVDDSGLVKVSAVNLEEGEAALQMIKDITAVPEVGAVYEGTVVKIMDFGAFVAILPGTEGLCHISQLDTKHVKKVSDVVKEGEKIKVKVLELTKDGKIRLSRKALLEEENGKSGPENGAPQRDKNRH; this is encoded by the coding sequence ATGGAAGTAACACTAGAAAGGAATTTGGGGGACAAGCCCCTGCGTATTCAAACAGGCAAGCTGGCCAAACAGGCTAGCGGGTCGGTTGTGGTTTCGTATGGCGAAACTATCACGTTAGTAACCGTGGTGGGTTCTCAGGAACTCCGCCCAGGCATTGATTTTGTTCCGCTATCAGTTGAGTACCAGGAGAAGGTGTATGCCGCCGGAAGAATTCCCGGAAACTATTTTCGCCGGGAAATCGGGCGGCCCTCAGAAAAAGAAACCCTAACAGCAAGACTTATAGACAGGCCCATCCGGCCCTTGTTTCCCAAGACCTGGCGTTATGAAACCCAGGTGATAGCCACCGTGCTGTCCATGGATCAGGAAAACGACCCGGATATGTTGTCTATGGTAGGGGCTTCCGCCGCACTTTGCATTTCCGACCTGCCCTTTTTCACGCCTATCGCCTGCGTCAGGGTAGGCAGAATCGACGGCGAACTGGTGGCAAACCCCACTATCAGCCAGCAGGAAAATTGCGACCTCAACATCATCGTGGCAGGCTCCCGGGACGGGGTTGTCATGGTGGAAGGCGGAGGCCAATTTATTTCTGAAGAAGAAATGCTGGACGCCATTTATTTTGGCCAGGAATCCCTGGAGCCCCTCCTTGAGATGCAGGAAGAACTCATGGAGAAGGCGGGCGTCCCCAAAAGATCGGCCGATCCTGTAGAAAAGGACGAAGACCTGGCCGCCAAAGTGGCTGAGCTGGCTGATCCCGAGATCAAAAAGGCTCTTGAAATCAACGATAAGCTGGAGCGTCAGGACGCCATTCGCGACGTCAAGAAAACCGTCATGGAAGGCCTGGGCGAGGAATACGAAGACCGGGGCAAGGAAGTTTCGGAATTCATCCATGACCGCACCCGCGTGATTATGCGCGCCATGGTGTTGGACGAAGGCCGCCGCATCGGCGGACGGCGCTTTGACGAAGTCCGGCCCATTACGTGCGAAGTGGGCATTCTGCCCCGGACTCATGGCTCCGCCCTGTTCACCCGCGGAGAAACCCAGTCCCTGGGCATCCTCACTTTAGGGTCCTCCGGCGATGAACAGCGTGTGGAAACCCTGTACGGCGACGAAACCCGTCCCTTCATGCTCCACTATAACTTTCCTCCTTACTCCGTGCGCGAGGTCAAAAGAATCAGCGGCCCCAGCCGGAGGGATATCGGCCACGGCGGCTTGTCCACCCGCGCCATCAAGGAAGTGCTTCCTTCCAAGGAGGATTTTGACTACACAATCCGGATCGTTTCCGAAATCCTGGAATCCAACGGCTCTTCCTCCATGGCCACGGTTTGCTCCGCAAGCCTGGCGCTCATGGACGGCGGCGTGCCCATTACCAATCCCGTCTCCGGCATCGCCATGGGGCTGATGGCCGAAGGCGACAAGATTGTGGTTCTCTCCGATATTCTGGGGGATGAGGACCACATGGGCGACATGGACTTCAAGGTGGCCGGAACCAAGGACGGCATCACCTCCGTGCAGATGGACATCAAGATTTCCAGCCTCACCCGGGAAATCATGGAAAAAGCCCTGGCCCAGGCCAGAGTGGGACGTTTGCACATCCTGGAAAAAATGCTGACCACCATCAGCGAATCCCGGGAGGAAATGTCTCCTTACGCGCCCAAGGTGTTCACCATCCAGATCCATCCTGACAAAATCCGGGACATCATCGGCCCAGGCGGCAAGGTGATCCGGGCTATCCAGGCGGAAACCGGAACCCGCGTCGACGTGGACGACAGCGGCCTGGTCAAGGTCTCTGCGGTGAACCTGGAAGAAGGCGAAGCAGCCCTTCAGATGATCAAGGACATTACGGCCGTTCCCGAAGTGGGCGCCGTCTACGAAGGAACCGTCGTGAAGATCATGGACTTCGGCGCCTTTGTGGCTATCCTCCCCGGCACGGAAGGCCTGTGCCATATTTCCCAACTGGATACCAAGCACGTCAAAAAGGTGTCCGACGTGGTTAAGGAAGGGGAAAAGATCAAGGTCAAGGTGCTGGAATTAACCAAGGATGGAAAGATCCGTCTGAGCCGCAAGGCGCTCCTGGAAGAAGAGAATGGAAAATCCGGTCCGGAAAACGGAGCTCCACAACGGGATAAGAATCGTCACTAA
- the rpsO gene encoding 30S ribosomal protein S15, which produces MALTAKTKQELIEEFKTHDSDTGSPEVQVALLTNRITYLTEHFKTHKKDHHSRRGLLKLVGQRRRLLNYLKNKDVQRYRTLIEALGLRK; this is translated from the coding sequence GTGGCCTTAACAGCGAAAACCAAACAAGAGCTTATCGAAGAATTCAAGACCCATGACTCTGACACCGGTTCCCCGGAAGTGCAAGTGGCCTTGTTAACAAATCGGATCACTTACCTGACCGAGCATTTTAAAACCCACAAAAAGGATCACCATTCCAGGCGTGGGCTGCTTAAACTGGTCGGCCAGCGTAGAAGGCTCTTAAACTATTTGAAAAATAAGGATGTGCAGCGATACCGCACATTAATTGAGGCGTTGGGACTACGCAAGTAA
- the truB gene encoding tRNA pseudouridine(55) synthase TruB — translation MQLEKGAVNHGIIVVDKPSGITSAKALDKVKKTLGVKKAGHTGTLDPFATGVLVCCLGAATRLARFFLHGDKTYEAVMHLGIETDTQDLTGEVASRMEAEAAQVTPQQIREAAARFQGEIDQFPPVYSALKHQGVPLYKLARKGTPVQKDARRITIYSLDVTDINPPMAGFTARCSGGAYIRTLCADIGRELGCGAHLHALRRTENSGFSIEEAVTLDQLEDLVQSGKINEHVAPMAHALRQMPEYTASSQTAKKITHGAALTWLDLGEKTGRQDLQDNPKHIKVASQEGDLLAVLTPKTDGIGFTYECVFPPTRPVGRMHSKGAPMLPNARNSFNS, via the coding sequence ATGCAGCTTGAAAAAGGGGCGGTAAATCACGGAATCATCGTGGTGGACAAGCCGTCCGGAATCACCTCCGCAAAGGCTCTGGACAAGGTCAAAAAGACCTTGGGCGTCAAAAAGGCGGGGCATACCGGCACCTTGGACCCGTTCGCCACGGGCGTGCTTGTATGCTGCCTGGGCGCAGCCACCCGGCTGGCCAGGTTTTTTCTTCATGGCGATAAAACCTATGAAGCGGTTATGCACTTGGGCATCGAGACCGACACCCAGGATTTGACCGGCGAAGTCGCCTCCCGCATGGAGGCTGAGGCCGCCCAGGTTACGCCCCAGCAGATCCGGGAAGCCGCGGCCAGGTTCCAGGGGGAAATCGATCAGTTTCCGCCGGTGTATTCCGCGCTTAAGCATCAGGGAGTTCCTTTGTACAAGTTGGCGAGAAAAGGAACCCCCGTGCAAAAGGACGCGCGGCGCATCACCATTTACTCGTTGGATGTGACTGACATAAACCCGCCCATGGCGGGATTCACCGCCCGCTGTTCGGGCGGAGCATATATCAGAACCCTTTGTGCGGACATAGGGCGCGAACTGGGCTGCGGAGCCCATCTGCACGCCTTGCGCCGTACGGAAAACAGCGGCTTTTCCATCGAGGAGGCCGTGACTCTCGACCAGTTGGAAGACCTTGTCCAATCGGGAAAAATCAATGAGCATGTCGCGCCCATGGCCCATGCATTACGTCAAATGCCCGAATATACAGCGTCCTCGCAAACGGCCAAGAAAATCACCCACGGGGCGGCCCTCACATGGCTGGACCTTGGAGAAAAAACAGGCAGGCAAGACCTGCAGGATAATCCCAAGCATATCAAGGTGGCTTCCCAGGAGGGAGACCTGCTTGCCGTGCTTACGCCTAAAACGGATGGCATAGGCTTCACCTATGAATGCGTCTTTCCCCCAACCCGTCCTGTGGGAAGAATGCATTCAAAGGGCGCGCCCATGCTCCCCAACGCAAGAAACAGTTTTAACAGTTAA
- the rbfA gene encoding 30S ribosome-binding factor RbfA translates to MKSIGRQDRVAGRIQQELSALIQKRINDPRLEWATITGVKMTKDLKIARVYYCVFGEEEKKIKVGEAFQQAHGFIKRELAKKLGLRYMPELEFFFDESFDYGRKIESILREIGPLDSPEEPEE, encoded by the coding sequence GTGAAATCCATAGGACGCCAGGACAGAGTGGCGGGACGCATCCAACAGGAATTGTCCGCCCTCATTCAAAAACGCATTAACGACCCGCGCCTGGAATGGGCAACCATCACAGGGGTCAAAATGACCAAGGATTTGAAGATCGCCCGGGTCTATTATTGCGTGTTCGGCGAGGAAGAAAAGAAAATCAAAGTCGGCGAGGCCTTTCAGCAGGCCCACGGCTTTATTAAGCGGGAACTGGCCAAAAAACTGGGGCTCAGGTATATGCCGGAGTTGGAGTTTTTCTTTGACGAGTCCTTTGATTACGGCCGGAAGATTGAAAGTATCCTAAGGGAAATCGGTCCCCTGGACAGCCCGGAGGAACCGGAGGAATGA
- a CDS encoding DUF503 domain-containing protein: MVIGYGVLVLRIPDTHSLKGKRKIVKSVVGRMRSNFNASVAETGDNDMHQRAEIGFALVGNDQRLLNSKMDRIINLVESMGVCEIIDSEMEIMHL, translated from the coding sequence ATGGTTATAGGCTACGGGGTGTTGGTGTTGAGAATACCCGACACCCATTCCCTCAAGGGAAAGAGAAAGATCGTGAAATCCGTGGTGGGGCGCATGCGAAGCAACTTCAACGCTTCGGTGGCCGAAACCGGGGATAATGATATGCACCAAAGGGCGGAAATAGGCTTCGCCCTGGTCGGCAACGACCAAAGACTGTTGAACTCAAAGATGGACCGGATCATCAACCTTGTTGAATCCATGGGCGTCTGTGAGATCATAGATTCGGAAATGGAGATAATGCATCTGTGA
- the infB gene encoding translation initiation factor IF-2 → MAKLRVHELARELNMTNKVLLDKLQAMDLPTPVRSHMSSLDDDVVALVKASLVRPKAKSVVEKRIGTTVIRRRKKVVKPAEGGPEETAKPEEGAEEGVQEMDAAQESVSAPEAEKAPEPVAEKAPEPQKAAPAAEEPKAEEGAPAPEKAAPVQAKEEPEEAPQAEAKPAPPKKVDVTPPGDKAKIIAKPEPPQPAEPEPPKEEPAPVELPEEKQAVSAKAADTPAEPQEEPEAKPEIKAEAKAEEEAPEKPAEEPKAKEEQKAAPEDSKEEPKAEEPAQPAEDEKAEEKAKAPEEKEPAKSQEPQAAKEPSKEAPKPKGKKKKKKETAAKIISLPTRPVEPVVPPASRQKPAPQSPAGPGGPGGPGGPPQPRAPQDLGGDPAAKKEKRKKKGRRDGGTTEETDSKFFKKKISFRKKAVVEGADLYDKTPGKLRKGKKGGKAQPVRQQKTQTTTPKAIKRRIKIDEAIAVADLAKRLGIKAAELIKNLMGMGIMATVNQMLDYDTAVLLAAEFGYEVEKANFEEETVLKAEEDAPETLSNRPPVVTIMGHVDHGKTSLLDAIRESNVTGGEAGGITQHIGAYLVDSPRGRIAFLDTPGHEAFTAMRARGAQVTDIVILVVAADDGVMPQTVEAVNHSKAAGVPIIVAVNKMDKEGADPDRVMRELSDHGLVPEDWGGDTIFVQVSAKQRQGLDDLLEMVLLQAEVLELQANPDKLARGHVVEAKVDPGRGPVATVLIQEGTLHAGDVVVCGIHYGKVRAMYNEKRQPLDAAGPACPAEILGLSGVPMAGDEIIAVDDEKVAKQVSSHRAQKQRATELAKSSKLSLDNLFDQMQAGNVKDLNLIIKADVQGSIEALRESLEKLSGDEVKIHVVHAATGTVLESDVALAAVSNAIIVAFNVRPSPKVSDMAAEEHVDIRFYDIIYNAINEIKDAIVGLMESTYKEHVSGRAEVRDTFTIPKVGTIAGCYVTDGKVERHNQVRLLRDGVVIFDGKLSSLRRFKDDVKEVATGYECGMGIENFNDIKIGDVLELYYLEEIKPVLK, encoded by the coding sequence ATGGCAAAACTCAGAGTGCATGAATTAGCCCGGGAGCTCAACATGACCAATAAGGTGCTCCTGGATAAACTCCAGGCCATGGACCTCCCCACGCCTGTGAGGAGCCACATGAGCAGTCTGGATGACGATGTGGTGGCCTTGGTGAAAGCCAGCCTGGTCCGGCCTAAAGCGAAAAGCGTGGTGGAAAAGCGCATAGGGACAACTGTTATTCGCCGGCGTAAGAAAGTCGTTAAGCCGGCCGAAGGCGGCCCCGAAGAAACGGCGAAGCCCGAAGAAGGGGCGGAGGAAGGCGTGCAGGAAATGGATGCTGCGCAGGAATCCGTCAGCGCTCCGGAAGCTGAAAAGGCTCCGGAACCCGTTGCCGAAAAAGCGCCCGAGCCCCAAAAGGCTGCTCCCGCCGCAGAAGAGCCCAAGGCTGAAGAGGGCGCCCCTGCGCCCGAAAAGGCTGCTCCCGTACAAGCCAAGGAAGAGCCAGAGGAGGCTCCCCAGGCGGAAGCCAAGCCCGCACCCCCGAAAAAGGTGGATGTGACTCCTCCAGGGGACAAGGCCAAGATTATTGCCAAGCCCGAGCCGCCTCAACCGGCTGAGCCCGAGCCGCCCAAGGAAGAGCCCGCGCCTGTGGAACTGCCTGAGGAAAAACAGGCCGTTTCGGCCAAGGCCGCCGACACTCCCGCCGAGCCCCAGGAAGAGCCCGAGGCCAAGCCGGAAATCAAGGCTGAGGCTAAAGCCGAAGAAGAGGCGCCAGAGAAGCCTGCGGAAGAGCCTAAGGCTAAAGAAGAGCAGAAAGCCGCTCCGGAAGATTCCAAGGAAGAGCCCAAGGCCGAAGAGCCCGCTCAACCTGCGGAAGACGAAAAAGCCGAAGAAAAGGCCAAAGCTCCGGAAGAAAAGGAGCCCGCCAAATCCCAGGAGCCTCAAGCCGCCAAGGAGCCCTCCAAGGAAGCTCCCAAGCCCAAGGGCAAAAAGAAAAAGAAAAAGGAGACTGCGGCGAAAATCATCAGTCTGCCCACAAGACCCGTGGAACCCGTTGTTCCGCCCGCATCCCGCCAAAAACCTGCTCCTCAGTCGCCGGCTGGACCAGGCGGACCAGGCGGACCAGGCGGACCTCCGCAGCCCCGTGCGCCTCAGGACCTTGGCGGAGATCCTGCTGCGAAAAAGGAAAAACGCAAGAAAAAGGGGCGCCGCGACGGCGGAACCACCGAGGAAACGGATTCCAAGTTTTTCAAGAAAAAGATTTCTTTCCGCAAAAAGGCCGTAGTCGAAGGGGCCGATCTTTACGACAAAACCCCCGGAAAATTGCGTAAAGGCAAAAAGGGCGGAAAAGCCCAGCCTGTCAGGCAGCAAAAGACCCAAACCACCACGCCCAAGGCCATCAAGCGCCGCATCAAGATTGACGAGGCCATCGCCGTGGCCGATCTGGCCAAACGCTTGGGCATCAAGGCCGCCGAGCTTATCAAAAACCTGATGGGTATGGGCATTATGGCCACGGTCAACCAGATGCTGGACTATGACACCGCCGTGCTGCTGGCCGCGGAATTTGGATATGAAGTGGAAAAAGCCAATTTCGAGGAGGAAACCGTACTCAAGGCTGAAGAGGACGCTCCCGAAACCTTGTCGAACCGTCCGCCCGTCGTGACCATCATGGGCCACGTCGACCACGGCAAGACCTCCCTGCTGGACGCCATTCGCGAGAGCAACGTGACCGGCGGCGAAGCCGGCGGCATCACCCAGCACATCGGCGCTTACCTGGTGGACTCGCCCAGGGGCAGGATCGCTTTCCTGGATACTCCCGGCCATGAGGCCTTTACGGCCATGCGCGCTCGCGGCGCCCAGGTTACGGACATCGTGATTCTGGTTGTGGCCGCCGACGACGGCGTCATGCCCCAGACCGTGGAAGCCGTCAACCACTCCAAGGCGGCCGGCGTTCCCATCATCGTCGCCGTCAACAAGATGGACAAGGAAGGCGCCGACCCGGACCGCGTCATGCGCGAACTTTCCGATCACGGTCTGGTGCCGGAAGACTGGGGCGGAGACACCATCTTCGTTCAAGTATCCGCCAAGCAGCGCCAAGGCCTTGACGACCTGCTGGAAATGGTCCTTCTCCAAGCCGAAGTGCTGGAGCTTCAGGCCAACCCGGACAAACTGGCCAGAGGCCATGTTGTGGAAGCCAAGGTGGATCCCGGAAGGGGCCCCGTGGCTACAGTCCTGATTCAGGAAGGTACGCTTCACGCGGGAGACGTGGTTGTCTGCGGCATTCATTACGGCAAGGTGCGCGCCATGTACAACGAAAAGCGCCAGCCCCTGGACGCCGCCGGCCCTGCGTGCCCGGCCGAAATCCTGGGCCTTTCCGGCGTGCCCATGGCGGGCGATGAAATCATTGCCGTGGATGACGAAAAGGTGGCCAAGCAGGTCTCCTCGCACCGCGCTCAAAAACAGCGGGCCACGGAACTGGCGAAATCCAGCAAGCTGTCCCTGGACAACCTCTTCGACCAGATGCAGGCCGGGAATGTAAAGGACCTCAACCTGATCATCAAAGCGGATGTGCAGGGCTCCATCGAGGCCTTGCGCGAATCCCTGGAGAAGCTCTCCGGCGACGAGGTCAAGATTCATGTGGTCCATGCCGCCACCGGTACGGTTCTGGAGTCGGACGTGGCCCTGGCTGCTGTGTCCAACGCCATCATCGTGGCCTTTAATGTACGGCCGAGCCCCAAGGTCAGCGACATGGCCGCGGAAGAGCATGTGGACATCCGCTTCTACGACATTATTTACAACGCCATCAACGAGATCAAGGACGCCATCGTGGGCCTGATGGAATCCACCTACAAGGAGCACGTTTCCGGCCGCGCGGAAGTCCGCGACACCTTCACCATTCCCAAGGTGGGCACCATCGCTGGCTGCTACGTGACCGACGGCAAGGTGGAAAGACACAACCAGGTCCGCCTGCTCCGCGACGGCGTGGTGATTTTCGACGGTAAACTGTCTTCTCTCCGCCGCTTCAAGGACGACGTTAAGGAAGTGGCGACCGGCTACGAATGCGGCATGGGCATCGAGAACTTCAACGATATCAAGATCGGCGACGTTCTGGAGCTTTACTACCTGGAAGAGATCAAGCCGGTTTTGAAATAA
- the nusA gene encoding transcription termination factor NusA, which translates to MLISDIGRVIDQVSRDKGIDKNVLIATLEEALQAAARKKLGPRADIEVQYNEEAGELEVFQFREVVEEVTEPDLEMSMEDGRELDPDCELGDSLGSKMDTATFGRIAAQSAKQVIIQKLKDAERDAVYSSFMDRKGEIINGIMQRMDRGDIIVNLGQTEGVLPSREQVPRETYHRGDRIRAFILDVVLEGRGPQIILSRTHPNFLTSLFKMEVPEIGEGVVSVMAGAREPGVRAKIAVASSDSDIDAVGACVGMKGSRVQNVVHELRGEKIDIVPWHADSAKFVCNALAPAQISRVIIDEENHAMEVIVPDEFLSVAIGKKGQNVRLASKLTGWHLDVKSETRYSRTMQDGYNSLMELAELDENIADALYEKGFYSVEELSAADPDDLVQIKGIDLTLADTLIIAAQEAMASMAMEKQASAPQEAEAAEDAQQEEAAPEEESPEESEEAEEEEEAEDEEEVPADEPENGSDEDSAEEPAPEEEPEEEK; encoded by the coding sequence ATGTTGATCAGCGACATCGGCCGTGTCATAGACCAGGTCAGCCGGGACAAAGGCATAGACAAGAACGTGCTCATTGCCACCCTTGAAGAAGCTCTTCAGGCTGCAGCCCGAAAAAAATTAGGCCCCAGGGCGGACATCGAAGTCCAATATAATGAGGAAGCCGGAGAGCTGGAAGTCTTCCAGTTCAGGGAAGTGGTCGAGGAAGTGACCGAACCGGACCTGGAAATGTCCATGGAGGACGGCAGGGAATTGGATCCTGATTGCGAACTGGGCGACAGCCTGGGCAGCAAAATGGATACCGCCACTTTCGGAAGAATCGCCGCCCAATCCGCCAAGCAGGTCATCATCCAGAAGCTCAAGGACGCCGAGCGAGACGCCGTCTACTCCAGCTTTATGGATCGCAAGGGCGAAATCATCAACGGCATCATGCAGCGCATGGACCGGGGCGACATCATCGTCAACCTGGGTCAGACCGAAGGCGTGCTTCCTTCCCGCGAACAGGTTCCCAGAGAGACTTATCACCGGGGGGACCGGATTCGCGCTTTCATCCTGGACGTGGTCCTGGAAGGCAGGGGGCCCCAGATTATTTTATCCCGGACCCATCCCAACTTCCTCACCAGCCTGTTTAAAATGGAAGTGCCGGAAATCGGCGAAGGCGTCGTCAGCGTGATGGCCGGCGCCCGGGAGCCCGGAGTCAGGGCGAAAATCGCCGTGGCCTCCAGCGACTCGGACATTGACGCCGTAGGCGCCTGCGTGGGCATGAAGGGCAGCCGGGTTCAGAACGTGGTGCACGAACTCCGGGGCGAAAAAATCGACATCGTGCCCTGGCACGCGGATTCCGCCAAGTTCGTATGCAACGCCCTGGCGCCCGCCCAGATTTCCAGGGTCATCATCGACGAAGAAAACCATGCCATGGAAGTCATCGTCCCCGACGAATTTCTTTCCGTGGCCATTGGCAAGAAAGGGCAGAACGTCCGGCTGGCCTCCAAGCTCACCGGCTGGCATTTGGATGTCAAGAGCGAAACCCGCTACAGCAGGACCATGCAGGACGGCTACAACTCCCTCATGGAACTGGCTGAGTTGGATGAGAACATCGCCGACGCCCTATATGAAAAAGGCTTCTACTCCGTGGAAGAGCTTTCCGCCGCGGATCCCGACGATCTGGTGCAGATCAAGGGCATAGACCTGACCCTGGCCGACACCCTCATCATCGCCGCCCAGGAAGCCATGGCCAGCATGGCCATGGAAAAGCAGGCCTCTGCGCCGCAGGAGGCGGAAGCAGCCGAGGACGCCCAGCAGGAGGAAGCAGCGCCTGAAGAGGAGTCCCCGGAAGAGAGCGAAGAAGCTGAAGAAGAGGAAGAAGCCGAAGACGAGGAAGAAGTTCCGGCGGACGAGCCTGAAAACGGCTCGGACGAAGATTCGGCGGAAGAACCGGCGCCTGAAGAGGAGCCGGAAGAAGAGAAATAA